From Sceloporus undulatus isolate JIND9_A2432 ecotype Alabama chromosome 6, SceUnd_v1.1, whole genome shotgun sequence, one genomic window encodes:
- the LOC121933663 gene encoding LOW QUALITY PROTEIN: natterin-4-like (The sequence of the model RefSeq protein was modified relative to this genomic sequence to represent the inferred CDS: substituted 2 bases at 2 genomic stop codons), with protein MGKDGRRAPVTLKRNKRQADWGNEAFQDTSLKWVAFQGTIPQGTVSLWNNYAQRKEYTCAIEDCRAGYYSPNEGSFCFYPFAGKQHQSARFWLLVNENDLELLEWQSGYAGGVPSDSIGTYXGDRFYIAKNKYGLGEVDRQNTAFFIGIDGSEYCYKSYDVLTVNNDYVSQKIYNVKYFKERGEYVNEAVALKTSKVRNYDCKAIKKKASLSKEIAHEHHWDLSNSLSFGMSFTLTSGIPRIIGGRWSISVEKNITQSEGSSVSEKEVHTVEVKLEVQPNHKCEVEMEGIKMKAEIPFSASVIRQYKTGVKQRATVXGVSKNLVVEEVSAIVKRCHPVPDAEPCNESHA; from the exons ATGG GGAAAGATGGAAGGCGAGCACCAGTGACACTGAAAAGAAATAAGCGACAGGCTGATTGGGGAAATGAGGCTTTTCAGGATACAAGTCTGAAGTGGGTGGCATTTCAGGGAACTATCCCACAAGGAACTGTTTCACTGTGGAACAATTATGCCCAGAGGAAAGAGTATACTTGTGCTATTGAGGATTGTCGAGCTGGATACTACAGTCCAAATGAGGGTTCATTCTGTTTCTACCCTTTCGCTGGGAAACAACATCAAAGTGCCAGGTTCTGGCTTTTGGTGAATGAAAATGACCTAGAACTGTTGGAATGGCAAAGCGGATATGCTGGGGGTGTTCCATCCGATTCTATTGGTACTTACTGAGGAGACAGATTTTACATCGCAAAAAATAAATATGGGCTAGGGGAGGTTGACCGACAGAATACAGCTTTCTTTATAGGAATAGATGGTTCAGAGTACTGTTACAAATCCTATGATGTCCTCACCGTTAATAATGACTACGTGTCTCAGAAAATCTACAACGTCAAATACTTTAAGGAGCGTGGGGAGTATGTAAATGAGGCTGTGGCTTTAAAAACCAGTAAAGTCAGAAATTATGACTGTAAGGCAATCAAGAAGAAAGCTTCCTTATCCAAAGAAATAGCTCATGAGCATCACTGGGATCTTAGCAACTCTTTGTCATTTGGTATGAGCTTTACTCTAACTTCAGGAATCCCTAGAATCATAGGAGGGCGTTGGTCTATTTCTGTAGAAAAAAACATCACCCAGAGTGAGGGTTCTTCAGTGTCTGAGAAGGAGGTGCATACCGTAGAAGTGAAACTGGAGGTCCAACCCAACCACAAGTGTGAAGTGGAAATGGAAGGTATTAAAATGAAAGCAGAGATTCCCTTCAGCGCCTCGGTGATTCGCCAGTACAAAACTGGGGTGAAGCAAAGGGCCACTGTGTAAGGAGTCAGCAAAAATTTGGTTGTGGAAGAAGTCAGTGCCATTGTAAAACGATGTCATCCTGTCCCAGACGCGGAACCCTGTAATGAATCTCATGCCTAG